ATGAACAAAGCTTCCAATATGTCAATATTTTGCGCTTCAAAGCTAAAACACATCATTATAGAAGAAATAATATCAAGAATTATTGCTAGAATCTCCATTTTATAGCTATAAATCTTCTATAAAATGTCTCTCAAAAGGTGTGAAATAATGAAGTTGAAATCAAGTTGCGCAAGTTGTAGCCGCAACATTGACCTGAATCCCTCTAGCAATCCTTCCAAAATTGTGGCCGAACTCTTGGAGGGATTGGTCTCTGTTTTGCCAAAACTATCTACCTTGAATCCCTCCGAAAATCCCTGCATGAATTCTTGGATGGATTTGGTCCAATTTTCTTTTTCGACAAGTTTCTTTATACCCTTGAAACTTGTCAACTTTGTGAATTTTAGAACTTTAATCAACATAATGCAACcattttttttgtccaaattgAAATCAATTACCAGCTCAtacaaaatcaaccaaaaacatacgaataaaagggataaaaaaaatctcatttaagCACTAAGTAGCATTTAGAACTAATTCAAGCCAAAATAGATCATTTTCTTCTTATTataaaatattgaaaaaaaagtgACTAAAAGTAACATAAAATGTTATTCAAATATAGCACAaaatagtcacttatcaaaAGGGCAAAGGAAAAAGGACTAAGGAAACTATATGTGTTTAATGTTAAAAAAATATGTTACTTCATTTCTTATTTACATGTGCTCATTTATATGCATCTTTTGCAGGCTCATGAACCTGAAATACCACTGGAGAGTGATTGCAAGGACTCTAATGCAGCTTCCATAGATGTTGCTGAAGAAGTTGAAGTCTAAAGGAAATTATAAATCTTTGACATATGTTTGTGACCTTATATAACTCACTAcaattatgtatatttttgGTGGCTTTTAACTAATATCGAATGTAGACTTTGTTTTGGTGGCATATAGACTTGTATTCTGATAACCGGAATTATATGCATTGCTAAATTATATACTACTTTAGTGATAACTGAATTatatactaaatttggtggcTGATGCAGTGATTGTTGTTGAATTTTTCAATTTAGGGATATTGTTTGTTTGGTTGCTGTTTGGGAATGCTCATATTGCAGGGTAAACATTGCCAAATTTCTTAAAATAAATGTTGTCACATTAAAactttttttaatgattttaatgCATGCTGGAATATAAGCTTCTTTTTTGTGCCTCCTCTGTCTACGAGAGAATTTTGTATTATTCGTGATTCAACTCAAAAAGGACTAAATTGACTAAACATGTATAGTTAAGGGACTAAATTAGCCCCAATTAAAGTTTAGAGACTATTGTAGCTTCTGATAAATAGTTTAGGGACTATTTTGGCCGTTTGCTCAAAATTTTCTGCTGTAGAAGACGTATCTTGTAAGTGTTATTTGACTGCATTTAAATTCAGAGTAGTTCTGAACTCATACCCATATGTTTTGCCGAAATCTACAACCGGATGACAACCCAAGTGCCCAAGCGACAAGGCAATTAGACCAACCGTTAATTCATCAATATTTCTTGATAGAAGACTCCTAAATGATATAGATTATGGCTTAAATATCTCTTCCAGCTCAGTTAGTCCAATTTGGATTATGTATTGTATTGTGTAGTTATTGCACATGCCTCTTATTCGCTGTACATTACTGTTTTTATCCTCTCTCTGTCTTCTCCGGCAATGGCATTCCTCATGTTGTCCAGCACCAATTGTCTATCTATATCTCTCACGAATATGAACATGAggattatcaaataatcacattcACAACAAAATAGAAGGAACTTTGAACTATCAATAGTGTTGTGAGTTTTTTCAACAAATTGTGACAATGTTGCCACTGGAATATGGCTTCCATTATTTGTTCTAAAGGCATTAAAGATGATTATTATTCCTCCAACTAGTAGGtggatttcaaatccaaacccCCTAAATTATCCAAACCACAATAGGGGCTTTCAGTAGGGATTTGATATCGGCCatgtttgataactcaattcaatacttaaatttaatttattcagatattaatatattcagacgcgtttaataataaaaaatagaacatctaaattaattgacactgaatttttcaaacaaaactcactcccaaaaaacaaaaaagtaacaagctattcacttattacttaATGTAATATCTATTTAATGTATcagatttagtatttaataattcaataacttaatggattcaagtTTCACATTGGATGTTTTCCATTATTGACATTTTACGTACAACTATTAGATTGGATTTTTTTatccaattttcaatttagttgaaACCACAGGAAGCTGTAGTGTAAGTTTCCAAACCAGAGGAAGTTAAATTATACATTTGGCAAACCACAGggaaatttttggtattttacccttATTTCTTTGTAACAGTTCATTATCATCAATTGAAATGTCATTGCAAAGTAGTgggttttttcattttcatttatctttaatttttcttataatCTTGTTTGAAAACAATGCAACATAAAGCGCAAACAACATGGACTCCATTTTTCCTATTAATCGTAAAAATTGCATGTTTAACATGGAgacatttaattttattattggtGCTTTTTGTTTTGTGGTCTTAGATGAAGTAGTTAAAACAGAATCAACTTGGTGTTTATAAGTGAACTACATGAAAAGTTTTTGTTGTTTGCATCGATTTTGATGAGATGAAATGTTGTCTCCATTAAAACTAAATTGTTTATtgtttgttggttgtataaacATTTTAAGTGCTCTCTTTTATGTCGTGCTTATACCTGGCAATTGGACGGGTTGGGTGGATTTGGACGGATTAATATTgggttttcatttaaatggGTTACACTCAACCCGCCCAACTTTAGATTGGgttaattttgggttgggtcATATTGGGTCATCTCAAACCCATGACCCAAATATAAtccaatatattaattaatagattttgatacataaattctctcaaatataatttcacgtacaaaaaaaaatttttaagtggATGCCCAACACAAATACCCAAATCGCCCAAAAAAAGATTTTATGctaatattttcacaaagaaaGTATGGTAATTTTGGATTTATGTAGTTTTTACATATTGAGAATACGGtttataaaaacaaaaatctttAGCATGAATGAGTTATGTGGTAGTTATTAAGCACCGAGGGCACGAGTAGTGGTAAGTTAACATTAACATCTCaaaattaatttcaaatttaataatGTTCAAATTCTTCACACTACACATTTTGATGACGataatataaatgaaaaaaagtcACATTCGAACTCACATTGTCACGATGAATCTGGCAATTATTCTAACACATCTGGCCTTTTCCATATCTATGGTAATACCCTATTAAGTATGTAACCAAGGAATTAAAAATAGGccaagtaaaaaaattttaacttgCTTGGCGAATTATgttataatcacaaaagatgtttatagcaaaaaataataataaaaaaagtctACAGTTGATGCTTTTGAGTAactattcacccttttaagATTGTGTTGATTATTCACTTGATTCAATTAGCATAAGTTGGGTAACGGATGCCCAATACAAATACCCAAACCGCCCAAAATATATGTGGATTTTtattacccaacccaaaattgatCCAATACCCAACTTACCCAATCCAACCTCTCAAATTAGTGGGTGGGTTGGGTGGGTTGTTGGATTTTGGGCATAATTGCCAGGTCTAGTCGTGCTAGTTGTTCaacttttcagtttttttttttttttttgaataatgaATTTGAATTGGATAAAGTGAGGTGCAatattttattgaatttgaacCATTTGCATTTTCAGTTGTTTAGTTgggtgtttttctttttaattttattttgtattaaaaaagaaaaagtacatAATTGTTCAATTGACTCGTGATCTTTGTATCAAGATATACAAATGAATTATGGACTCTTTTTCTCGTTATatatttctccaattttcaccggagcatttatttttcaaatattgatTTTTACAGTCTCAAATTGTGGCTAGTGAAAATTTTTATCATTGCTCTGAGTAAGAAAGTTGACATATAATAATTGGAGATGGAATGCATGAGTTGATAAATTGTTTTAAATgaagagttttcaattttaattatcaACATGATTGAGATGCAATCAATTGAAATGTTCTATTTTTCTAATTAGTACCACAATTGAAATAATGCCAAGACGAGTACATTGTATACCTGACAACACAGTTTACTTGAAAAAATTTGAGCCAAATGTATgctccaaaaattttaaaaatatatattttttttttatgctgcTGTTTTTCAGAGTTAAAATGCCCCTCTAAAGCCTTAATTACTGATTGATCGTAAACAAATCTACCTATAGAACAAAGTTATAGTACACCAAATTGATCTCACAAAACTGTCAAGCCTCCTTTAGGGCAAAACACAAAGGCAATTGCCCTGCAACTACAATACAGATTCCATCTTTGTTGACAAACTACTCTTCCCAATAACAAGCTTATACCTGCAGGTTCCATACAGGTAAAGCTGTTGTGTAAGAACTGAAGAAAAGAAGCCTATTTAAAATCGCAACAAAAACAATTGTACagtttaatcactttttatctTCATGACCCTTTGAGCACTTAGTGTCTGCCTTCACCTGAGATTTTCCTAGCTTAAGATACTAGCTGAACAAATTTATCATGTACTAAGTCAGGACTTATCAGCATTAAGGGCCTCAAGTTGCTTTCTTAGTTCATCCAAGTCGTCCAGCAGGTTGCTTCCCTCCCCAGAAACAGGCAGATTTGAAAATCCATCTGCACTTGGCAACTCGTGCGTAAGGCCATCCGGAAGAATGCCTGAAAGAAAGAGATTTAGGATCTTGTCAACCTCTGCTGGCCTTTGAATAACAATAAtagcagaaaaaaaaataaaccaaagAAATCGGATTAGTTAATATCAAGCCCTTCATCTTCTTAGCACAAGCTCGAGATACTGGGAGGACATTTTTTAAGTGCAAAAACACTTCTAAGATGACAAAACatgacaataaaaaaaaaaatcaatagttTACTGCTACCTAAAGTTCAGTTGCAGATTTGTTGTAGAGACTAAAGTGGGAACAACAGAACTAGGAAAGCACCAATTCCAGGTTCGTATTTTGCTTCTCTCCaagtgagagaacagaaaaacaATATGAACAAAGGTAAGATATAGGCTCCAAATTTCTGGCAGAGCATTAAACTGTTAATCTGCCACAATATGTTTTGTCCAATCTCCATCCTTACCTTTAACTtttcaagtgaaaaatgagaagtGATTATTGACACCTTTGCTGCCTCAATTAACACCATCCTTTCCTTTCAACTCCAAAAATAGGTGGTCTAAAAGGGCAAGCATTGGTTATGTAGTATGATAAAAAATGCTGATTTTACCCATGGTTCAAGAATATAGATTCCTTGATCTTAAGGAAAGAACAAAAAGAGACCCAAAACATTAAACAGAAAAGGAGTAATATTTCCAGAATCTTATAATCTGCCTTTGAGACTATTAAAACAGTTCTCTATGAAAACTGAAACCATCTAACCAACACATTCTTGGATCTTATATGAGGGAACCCCTTATAAGCATGTGACTTCAAACCAACATCACAAAACTTCTTGTTCCATGATTAACATTCTTTGACCAGCTTTACATTCTAAAGTTAGATCTTGAAAAATCAACAGAAAGTTTTAACATCAAGTAATAGTTGCCACAGGCTAATTAAAATCAAATTAATGATAGCATGATTATtctggaaaaaaagaaaaacctgaACTTCTGACATCTGGACCAGCCACTTCACTGTCATCAACGACACTGAAAAGCACAAAAGGACATGATACAGCATCAATCACAAGGCCAACAATAAAGACTAGAGAAAACAAATGTACTCCTCAAATAGATCATCCACTAACAAAACAAGGAAATCTTAATGTCAAATGTTTGGACTACAAGACtaagaaaatcaaagaaaaacttCTATAGGCTTACCTTATGTTCCATTCATTATCTGCATGAATGGGACATTCTGTTGCAGACTGTGCTTCGGCCTCCATCTTTGCTCTAGCAGAAGCATCCCTGGCAGGCTTTGCAAGAATGTATTCTTTCTGCAGCACATGTAGCACTTGCTCAACATAGAAGccaatatgtaaaataaaaaagcaaACAACTTGTAAATTCTCCATTGTGCTTTATTTACCTGTCGTTCCAAACATGCTGAATTTGAACATTGAGGGTTTGGCTTCATTTCCATTGTTGGGAAATAATCTTTGAGGGCATTGTAACCCTGATATCAAAAACAAGAATCAGTGACATTTGATGCATAATTCCAAATATATTTCTTACGGAGGAGAATGAGGATTTAAATTGTACCAGATAAGGGGTAACTTGCCCGAACTTTAACAAATATTTAAGAGCATTTTGAACAAGAAGCCCAGCAACAACACCCTGTCAAGTCAAGCAAAATAGCAAAAACATAGaacacaaaattcaaaaactaatcAGCAATGCTCAAGCCTTCACACTTAATATGCACAAGAAATTTGGACTTATAACCatgtaataaaaattaatgaaatgcAGCATTATGTAAAAGTTTTAGCAAAAAGAGAGGAGTGATCAATAATCAAAAACTCATTATGTAAAGAAAACCCCATCCGGTTAAAAAAGGGTTGCAAGACGGTCTCTCAGGTACAAGCATGTAAAATAACATGAATGTCATGGAAAGATTTCAATCCAAGATTGAGATTTCCTATCATTTATTAGTTAATCATTGGTATACGATATTACTCTATTTTCAGGAATCTAATGCTGAGGATGATGAAGGTTCACTATTTGCCAAAGGAAGTTGTCAAACAACTTGAGTTATGCTATATATAGCAAATAACTCCATGACAAAAAGATAGAAACATCTCTACATTttctgaaaactgaaaagttatTACCATGGTAGTTGGTAGAGATGCAGCACAAACCCCTTCACGCTTTAGTGTGCGTTCATCAACACCAGAAGCAACAACCTGACAGATAATTTAGTTGTAGATTACTTTCTTAACTTTGAAAGATAAATAAtctccctccccccccccccccccctcttcccaaaaaaaaaaaaaaaaaaagagcatagCAAGCAAAGATGCAAAGGACCAACATAAGGCCAATTGATTGCAAATGCAAGATAAGTTTCagaataaaaaatttatcaGTAATACATAAATGCTACAATATATGTCAACTAAATACAGTTTTCATGAGAAAATGGAAATGAATCAAACAAGAATCCAACTATGAAAGTTTTGGCACCAAATATTTCAAATCCACCCAGATCACTGAAGTTACCAAGGGAGGTGCACATGCAAAGCACGCAGTTTCTCCGGGAACCAGCAATTGTATGTGACCTGAAACCGCATTTTCAGATACACCTGCCCAAACAATCTCTCTTGTGAGTCCTCCgcaaaatttccagctcaaataaaaattttcatttgaagcATCCCATCAACTATGAGACAGAATCAGAGATGAGAATACAACAGCCCTGAGGCAGAATCAAAATATTGACTTGTGTCTTGATATCCTAAGCTCAACAACTAGTTACATATAGAGGCATAGCATTCAAGTATTGTGTGTCATATAGACGGCAAATAAGATGGATTCGAAAAGGACAATATGCTAAATACAAATTTAATGAGATATAGAGACATAATAACCAAGCCTATTAATGCTTTGTCTGTAGCCTAGCATTTTAAAGATGTTTTACACATGGTTTTTAACCAGATTAGGAGGACAGAAACAAAAATATTGCAAAGCATTTCAGCAACAGAAATTAAATGTGCTACGATGTAGCATGTCCATCATTGGAGTTTGATATACCAATGAACCTACAGAAAATGAATAACCATACTCAAAGATGCAACAAAACTTTGTATGATGCCAAACAAACTGACGTTTTCATACAGAAGATACAAAGGAATCATCTTCCTTACCAGATTCCATCCATGTTTGGTTTAATTCATTGCAAGCCTGGAAAAAAGTGCAACTTTAGTTAAGACAAAATTGTAACATTgagtcacaaaaaaaaagaaagaaaaaaggaaacggAAGAGATTCCAACATTTTCTATAGAACTAGTGGAAGTAAAACAAATGCATCAGAACCAATCCGAAAATGCATCTAGTATCAACTGTTACCTGATTTACTACCATCCTTGCTTCATAATTATCCACACAGCTTAATACAAGATCCACTCCGCTACCTTCTGTATGTGGGCCAAACGACTTATTTTTGAGACTTGACATAAAAGTTTCAAAACCTTGAACAGTTGTAATATTCAGTGTATAGCTCTGCAACATTCAAAACCTAAATAGTATCATTATCTAAATGATAATGTAATAGCTATATAGTGTTTTTCTGCTAACAGGAAGCAAACTTCATGCTCAAATTAAGAATAACAACATACAGTGAAAGCAGACaataaaagtgataaaaatcagAATATTCTAGAGCAAAACTACTAGCACATTCACTTTTTGATTTATGTTTCTTTGTTTGGGAGCTGGGGTATACAAGGTGCAAAGGTGCTAACACAAATTTTAGTAATGTGGATAATACCACTAATGAACGAAACAGGATAACAAGAATAGTCAAATGGTATAAACAAGAAGCAGAATTTATCAGTGGAGATGTAACTGACTTCCATGCAGCAAATTTGGCATAAACAAGGGCAAACATTGAAGGGTTAGGAGTATAAAAGGCAAAGGAATCAGAAGCAGGAATATCACTTGAAAACATCACCTCAAAGACAACATCTGGATTAATGTCAGAAAGAGTTTCAACAGCAGCTTCTGTTTTCGTCATGCCAACCTaagacaaagaagaagaaggaaaaaaaattgacagTTAGACAAGTAACTATAGATTATAATTTCATATTTAAAGATAGCAGCATTATGATTCCGTGAATATTGTTGAAAACTTGGGAGAAACAACCATACATGCCCAAATTAAAACACCTCAGCTTTCTTTTcgaggaaaaaaggaagaaaataaatttaaaaaatcaaataaaatgtaCTGATTTAGTATCTACATCATACTATCCAACGAGAGGAAACAGAATCTGAAAATGCTTCAAGAACAAACCTGCTCTGGACGGAAgaaaagcctattcatgttagCTAACTCTACTTTGTCATAATCATACAACAATAGACGACCAACGCCACACCTTGTCAACATTTCAGCGGCAACACTGCCCACACCACCTATACCCTGTACATAAAATCAGAGAATGAAGAGAGGCAAAGCTTATTTTTGGAGGCAGAAATATAGTGTGATTGAAAGATCCAACTCATCTATCCTCTCCAAAATCAAAGCACAACATTGAGCTCCCAGTGGAGTTTCAAATAAACTTATCAAGTGGATAAAAACTATTTACTAGAAATTGGATATGATATATAGTAGACTGATAAACAAGTCCATATTTAAAACAATATCAGGTTCAGGAGTTGTtttaataatttgaaaaagCAAATGATATGAATAAATCTTCACATCAACAAGTAAAGAATAATAAAGATGCCTTTCTAATCTTGTGTAACTTCCAAACCTAAGCATATGTATTTATGAACTAGAACAATGTTCATGCAGAAATCTTGAGAAAGAGCAGCATATTAAGACAATCATGTGAAATGAGAAACAGGCATTGGAAACATAACAAATAAGGATAACGGGATATGCTAAGATACTTACAACAATGGCAATTGAAAATTGCCTTATTCTTTCATAGTTTTGCACAATGCCCATTCTCTGAAGCGCCATAAGCCTACTGTAGGGATTGCTATCAACAACTTCAGCACTCATATCCTAAAATAGAATAAGTATAAGATTGTGGGATGCAATATAGTAAAGCAGCTGAAATGGTATGATACAACCATAGGAGCAGCTGAACACAGTTACCTTAACTTTCGAGCGGTGCATGCCTCCTGACTTAGCAAGATTGGAGAGCCTTTCAATTCGACATTGTAACTAAAAGCACAAACACTAAGCCATTAAACCACATTTCCTTATATGCACACATTGCAGTGAAAAAGATTgaaactttttcaaaaaaaaaaaaacaaaaatccaaAACCAAGCAAAACCCATTATTTGTATTAGaaaaattcaactttttaaTCAGAACTAATATGGAACTTGGTCAAAATtcaaaacccagaaaaacaacGAATTTATATGGCATTAGCAGAAAACATTAAACTTTATAACTAGAACCGATAAGCCATTTGGACAAAACCCAAAAAGCAGCTGACTTTTAAGTCTTTGCAGGCCTGCTCTAGCAGCTGTTCTTTGCATCAAGATGTTTGCACATAACGATTCTTTGCAATAGTATAGTCAACGTACTTGGGGATTATTCCCCTTTATTCAAGCTCCAGTTCTACATTAATCAAAACCTGTCCCccataaaaagaaacaaaataacaaaagaaaaccagCAAAACCCACAGTTTATATGAGATTCAACATACTGAATTCCTCCTGATGTAACCTCAAATTGGCATTTAAAGTTAACATAACttgaaattcaagaatttctaaAATTCCCTTTTAATTTCATATGTCATGCAAGCTTTGATCTTTCGGAGCTAATTACAATATATACAGCAACTGTATTAAAATTCGAACAGAAGAATGGAATCAAAATTAAATAGCTGAAAAGCCCAATAATAGGGAGGCTTACTTGATGGATTTGGGATTGATGAGAGGGATCTGGCAATGAATTTTGCAGAGAATTAAGTTCGTTTAAAATCTCTTTGAGCTCAGTCTCCATTGATGATCCCATTGCTTATGCTTCCAATGCCTTCAACCTTTTCCCTTTCCTTGAAAATTCGAAAAACGATTTGGGCAATAAATGCGGATACGAGGCAAGGAATCTGAATCCAAAAAGGCTTTCGAAAGCAGAAACGCAAAGGGGGCCTGGGTTGGCGCCTCTGTCCAAGTGCTCTGTCTAAGGGGACAAAGTAGTAATTACAAATATTATCAGTCTTACGTTAATAGGGCGAACAATTAATATTCATTAAAATGTGGTTTTAGTTATAGCATGAAATGTATgcataatattcaaattacttgatcACAATTTGATAAAAAGTGTGGTATGAAATCGATTCGGTAGATCAACAGGTTGAGTTTGAACGCCAGTACAAGCTAACACACGAACTTTATAATTAGAGTATTTAATTTagaaaaaatcgttcaaaacgtccctcatattttataaaataacttttttcgtccctcacttttaaaaatataattttacgtcccttacaaatttgcattgatcaaatttggtccttacttaggtttccgactagtttttggtCGGAATTCACcatgtgccttgcacgtgatcatattttaagggcaaaattgtcaaatcaaattcaatataATTCGATTTATAATCCcccacatttcataaaataaatttttttgtcccttacagttcacaaaatgaattttttcatccttcacatttttcaaaatgaattttttcatcttttattgatcatgtgtgtgcataattttttttaaatccatatatatatctatttgatttcacctgaacagtacgaatagcatatgaaatcaaatagagatatattacatactattcgtactgttcaagtgaaatcaaatagatatatacatgggtttaaaaaaattgttaatttttcacttatattcattttcttttactcaaaatttgaaaataaagaagacatttaatcttaaatattatcgagtgtttatatcgaattaaatttggacagaaaaaataaacaaaagaaaagtatgacaaaaggaaataagtgattggcactttcaaattttaagacaatTACAAGGCAAGTAATTCAACTGTTGGTCTTAAAAGTGTCGAGTAGAAATTCagatttaaactgaaatttgttagTACAATTATAGAATTCAAGTTAggacccattaattagatgatcttattatacaactcaataaatacattattaccaaaagagaaaggtcacaaatattgaataggttcaaatggtgaaatcatataaatatatacatggggttcaaacaaaattattaccttaaaacccctatatatatctattgaatagcatgtgtataactacgattagcatgtttagatgaaatccaatagagataaattacatgttattcgtactgttcagctaaaatcaaatagacatttACATGGGTTAATAGAAAAAAAactattcatacacatgatcaatgaaggatgaaaaaattcattttgaaaaatgtgagggatagaaaaattcattttttgaaatgtga
This Coffea arabica cultivar ET-39 chromosome 3e, Coffea Arabica ET-39 HiFi, whole genome shotgun sequence DNA region includes the following protein-coding sequences:
- the LOC113736985 gene encoding ubiquitin-like modifier-activating enzyme 5, yielding MGSSMETELKEILNELNSLQNSLPDPSHQSQIHQLQCRIERLSNLAKSGGMHRSKVKDMSAEVVDSNPYSRLMALQRMGIVQNYERIRQFSIAIVGIGGVGSVAAEMLTRCGVGRLLLYDYDKVELANMNRLFFRPEQVGMTKTEAAVETLSDINPDVVFESYTLNITTVQGFETFMSSLKNKSFGPHTEGSGVDLVLSCVDNYEARMVVNQACNELNQTWMESGVSENAVSGHIQLLVPGETACFACAPPLVVASGVDERTLKREGVCAASLPTTMGVVAGLLVQNALKYLLKFGQVTPYLGYNALKDYFPTMEMKPNPQCSNSACLERQKEYILAKPARDASARAKMEAEAQSATECPIHADNEWNISVVDDSEVAGPDVRSSGILPDGLTHELPSADGFSNLPVSGEGSNLLDDLDELRKQLEALNADKS